One genomic window of Tachypleus tridentatus isolate NWPU-2018 unplaced genomic scaffold, ASM421037v1 tig00002540_pilon, whole genome shotgun sequence includes the following:
- the LOC143243679 gene encoding anoctamin-1-like, which yields LQFGFVTIFVVAFPLAPLFALINNITEIRLDARKFITLLRRPVAERVKNIGECTALIIAFTSSFIEETFYKVFISPDGSLNGFLNFTLSDFNISDFPGDLNILSEPDTSVEYCKYQDYREPPTASNKYEYKTLYWQLATARLVFVSIFVCLVFIMTTLICWLIPDIPKSVKLQIRHENHIVNDVIIEEELKRAKYLGRRETP from the exons TGTTGCAGTTTGGATTTGTCACAATTTTTGTGGTTGCATTTCCTCTGGCACCATTATTTGCTTTAATAAACAACATCACAGAAATCAGGCTCGATGCTAGGAAGTTTATCACTCTCTTACGACGACCTGTTGCAGAAAGAGTTAAGAACATTGGTGAGTGCACA GCACTAATTATTGCCTTTACATCAAGTTTTATAGAGgagacattttataaagttttcatttcaccagatgggtcacTGAATGgatttctgaactttactctgtcaGATTTCAACATCAGTGACTTTCCTGGTGATTTGAATATTCTTTCTGAACCTGACACCAgtgtggaatactgcaa GTACCAAGACTATAGAGAGCCCCCAACAGCAAGCAACAAATATGAATATAAGACGTTATATTGGCAGCTGGCTACAGCTCGCTTGGTTTTCGTTTCTATTTTTGTG tgTCTTGTATTCATCATGACAACTCTAATTTGTTGGTTAATACCAGACATTCCAAAGTCTGTGAAACTACAGATTAGACATGAAAATCACATCGTCAATGATGTGATTATTGAAGAAGAACTGAAAAGAGCAAAATATCTTGGAAGGAGGGAAACACCATGA